In a single window of the Sulfurimonas crateris genome:
- a CDS encoding PIN domain-containing protein, with amino-acid sequence MRKYLIDSDMLIYFLKGKQEAVARLSDIPPSELYISRINFAELLYGAYNSVRVEANLKIIVPFLKNFQVLEFDEEAATLFAKEKSRLKKTGNIIADMDLMIASIAIKNECTLITNNLKHFERIRDLNIGEIDKGNI; translated from the coding sequence ATGAGAAAATATTTAATTGACAGCGATATGCTGATATATTTTCTCAAAGGCAAGCAAGAAGCAGTAGCAAGGCTTTCCGATATACCTCCAAGCGAGCTTTACATCTCCAGAATTAACTTTGCAGAGCTTCTTTACGGTGCATACAACTCCGTAAGAGTCGAAGCAAATTTAAAAATCATCGTACCTTTTTTAAAAAACTTTCAAGTGCTGGAGTTTGATGAAGAAGCTGCTACGCTATTTGCAAAAGAGAAATCAAGACTTAAAAAAACCGGAAATATTATAGCCGATATGGATCTGATGATTGCAAGCATTGCTATAAAAAATGAGTGCACTTTAATAACCAATAATCTAAAACACTTTGAGCGAATACGGGATTTGAATATTGGGGAAATTGATAAAGGGAATATTTGA
- a CDS encoding putative quinol monooxygenase, whose amino-acid sequence MTITKKVTFIAKKDGVEKMKELLSAMVAPSKAEEGCIFYDIFQCKERPEKFFAVETWRDEAALDGHKASEHYKIYKSSYEQYCEDKYSDELEVLG is encoded by the coding sequence ATGACAATAACAAAGAAAGTGACATTTATAGCAAAAAAAGATGGCGTAGAGAAGATGAAAGAGCTTCTGAGCGCGATGGTAGCACCAAGCAAAGCAGAGGAGGGATGTATTTTTTATGACATTTTTCAGTGCAAAGAGAGACCCGAGAAGTTTTTTGCAGTAGAGACCTGGAGAGATGAAGCGGCACTTGACGGGCACAAAGCTTCAGAGCACTACAAAATCTACAAATCAAGCTACGAGCAGTACTGCGAAGACAAATACAGCGATGAGCTTGAGGTTTTGGGGTAA
- a CDS encoding HD domain-containing protein, with the protein MDLILQIEDLIEKNGSDFELSKLFKAFIKEYKTSLGELFKKNQGKDFLVRHTKQLDSIITLMYKTTLRRIFGNYLPMRSSIPIAIVALGSYGREQLCVHSDVDLLIVYEKVDGFNSELIIEKFFYLALDAGLKLGHRVHETNDLFAASKEDITIRTALMEARFVTGSTLTWHETSKELNRIRLYEQKEFILEKIKESQERRKKYPTSMQPNIKESVGGLRDSNFIFWIAHTIYGVTTLKDLAGILFSDEEYKEYRAALELLFRTRSALHLITNKQEDRLLLEFIPEVGRLLGFKNQQKMVTKVLEAQWRISNFTQIFVKKMVRPYIADMSQLGNFRKNRLSHGIYKIENRIYASYNLPVQPLNKLLETLVLLEDKPYHFDAGFLRQFTYVKISYPLQAKTYSLLKELFKKRYMYSFLKLFYDAGVLHHLFGAFKKVLHLPQFDGYHHYPVDIHSIKCVEALENIKEPFIQNLYDEFKDDEKLLLKIVTLFHDSGKGRVQDHSEVGAKLIAAFAQKMKLKEEEKERCVTLVKQHVSMSNVALRENIHNEKTLYKFMSNVGDVKNLQLLYVLTYADINGVGDGVYNSFTSKLLRELYTNALEVAQNRQRITDASKRINSERRVAKLQEFIELSKLLQSKLLRVESNLFFLKHTPHDIIEIAKKASKTKEYDFSIDTQSSLVIEIYRKIPLNIGYLLASLSHLDVASMEIFTLFDGVKYFKIEFIEHVDENETIHIENIINNAFDMSRHIKLKDVTIREDEIGIDCEHSLTHAEVTINTQNQKGLLAYIMECFEELGINIVTAKIHSTKHKVRDSFLIEKQNDICNNVAKIYALLTLTQR; encoded by the coding sequence TTGGATTTAATACTGCAGATCGAAGATTTAATAGAAAAAAACGGCAGTGATTTTGAACTCTCAAAACTCTTTAAAGCCTTTATAAAAGAGTACAAGACCTCGCTTGGCGAGCTCTTTAAAAAAAATCAGGGAAAAGATTTTCTCGTCCGCCACACAAAACAGCTCGACTCTATTATTACTTTGATGTACAAAACTACTCTAAGACGTATCTTTGGCAACTACCTTCCCATGAGAAGCTCCATCCCCATAGCAATTGTAGCACTTGGCAGCTACGGCCGCGAGCAGCTCTGTGTTCACAGCGATGTGGATCTGCTTATCGTATATGAAAAAGTGGATGGTTTTAATAGTGAGCTTATAATAGAGAAGTTTTTCTATCTCGCTCTTGATGCAGGACTGAAACTTGGGCACAGAGTCCATGAGACGAATGATCTTTTTGCGGCAAGCAAAGAGGATATTACTATCAGAACCGCACTTATGGAAGCTAGGTTTGTAACCGGTTCCACGCTTACTTGGCACGAGACAAGCAAAGAGCTAAACAGAATACGCCTTTATGAACAAAAAGAGTTTATCTTAGAGAAGATCAAAGAGTCGCAAGAGAGACGTAAAAAGTACCCGACATCTATGCAGCCAAATATAAAAGAGAGTGTGGGCGGACTTCGCGACTCTAACTTTATATTTTGGATAGCGCACACCATCTACGGCGTAACAACGCTTAAAGATCTGGCTGGCATTCTATTCTCTGATGAGGAGTACAAAGAGTACAGAGCAGCGCTGGAACTGCTTTTTCGCACAAGAAGCGCTCTTCATCTTATTACGAACAAACAAGAAGACAGGCTTCTTTTGGAGTTTATCCCGGAAGTAGGCCGACTTTTAGGATTTAAAAATCAGCAGAAGATGGTCACAAAAGTTCTTGAAGCGCAGTGGCGCATAAGCAACTTTACCCAAATTTTTGTAAAGAAGATGGTTCGCCCCTACATAGCCGATATGTCGCAGCTTGGCAATTTTAGAAAAAATCGTCTAAGTCACGGTATATACAAAATCGAGAACAGGATCTACGCCTCGTACAATCTGCCCGTTCAGCCGCTAAACAAACTTCTTGAGACTTTAGTTTTGCTTGAGGACAAGCCGTATCATTTCGATGCAGGGTTTTTGCGCCAATTTACCTACGTAAAAATATCCTACCCGCTTCAGGCAAAGACATATTCGCTTTTAAAAGAGCTATTTAAAAAGAGATATATGTACAGCTTTTTAAAACTCTTTTACGATGCTGGAGTGCTTCATCATCTATTTGGAGCTTTTAAAAAAGTGCTCCATCTGCCTCAGTTTGACGGCTATCATCACTACCCGGTTGACATCCACTCCATCAAGTGCGTTGAAGCGCTTGAAAATATCAAGGAACCCTTTATCCAAAACCTCTACGATGAGTTTAAAGACGATGAAAAGCTGCTCTTAAAGATCGTAACGCTTTTTCATGACAGCGGTAAGGGAAGAGTTCAAGACCACAGTGAAGTGGGTGCCAAGCTCATCGCTGCTTTTGCCCAAAAGATGAAACTCAAAGAGGAGGAGAAGGAGAGATGCGTTACTTTGGTAAAACAGCATGTATCCATGAGCAATGTGGCACTCAGAGAGAACATACACAACGAAAAAACGCTCTATAAGTTTATGTCAAACGTGGGAGACGTAAAGAACCTGCAGCTTCTCTATGTTCTTACCTATGCAGACATAAACGGTGTCGGAGATGGTGTTTACAACTCTTTTACCTCTAAACTTCTTCGCGAGCTCTATACAAACGCACTTGAGGTAGCACAAAACCGCCAAAGGATCACCGACGCATCAAAAAGGATAAACAGCGAAAGGCGTGTCGCTAAGCTTCAAGAGTTTATAGAACTGTCAAAACTGCTGCAGAGCAAACTTCTGCGGGTTGAGTCAAATCTCTTTTTCCTAAAACATACACCACATGATATTATAGAGATCGCAAAAAAAGCCTCCAAGACAAAAGAGTATGACTTTTCCATAGATACACAGAGCTCTTTGGTAATAGAGATCTACAGAAAAATTCCGCTAAATATCGGCTATCTTCTGGCATCACTTAGTCATCTTGATGTCGCATCCATGGAGATATTTACCCTCTTTGACGGTGTGAAATATTTTAAAATAGAGTTTATAGAACATGTTGATGAGAATGAGACCATTCATATAGAAAATATCATCAACAACGCTTTTGACATGAGCAGACATATAAAACTAAAAGATGTCACTATCCGCGAAGATGAGATAGGCATTGATTGTGAACACTCGCTCACCCACGCAGAGGTCACGATCAACACCCAAAACCAAAAAGGGCTTTTGGCGTACATCATGGAGTGTTTTGAAGAACTTGGCATAAACATAGTCACCGCAAAGATCCACAGCACTAAACATAAAGTAAGAGACAGCTTCTTAATAGAAAAACAAAACGATATATGCAATAATGTCGCAAAAATTTATGCGCTATTAACTTTAACGCAGCGGTGA
- the metK gene encoding methionine adenosyltransferase, with the protein MYLFTSEVVSPGHPDKCADIIADSIVDKLIIGDPRSRVASEVFVAGKHIVIGGEVTSKTRITTEDYKKIVHDALVNIGYDGNPYFTKEECLHPEDIELQVLLNAQSPDINQGVDQEDGETGAGDQGIMFGYADIETKNYMPSAITYARVLMEKVYNYAKANPSKLGVDIKTQVTMDYGTKENFESCRPQKIHTIVVSAPCVNTMDIKSVRALIQELIDDAGLPSELYDKSDCIIHINPTGKYVSHSSLHDSGLTGRKLIVDSFGGYAPIGGGAQSSKDYTKVDRSGLYAARWIAKHIVASGVAKKALVQISYAIGVARPTSVTVDTYGTVINGMDDNKLSEFVQQNFSLTPNWITKKFNLDMPSKETFLYADVAARGQVGQSDYPWEQLDELDKFEALK; encoded by the coding sequence ATGTACCTTTTTACGAGTGAAGTAGTTAGCCCGGGACATCCGGATAAGTGTGCCGATATTATAGCGGACAGTATAGTTGACAAACTGATAATAGGGGATCCAAGATCAAGAGTTGCATCAGAGGTTTTTGTTGCGGGAAAACATATTGTAATCGGTGGGGAAGTTACATCAAAAACCAGAATTACGACGGAAGATTATAAAAAAATTGTTCATGATGCACTTGTAAATATTGGCTACGACGGAAATCCGTACTTTACAAAAGAGGAGTGTCTGCATCCTGAGGATATAGAGCTTCAAGTCCTTTTAAATGCGCAGTCTCCTGATATCAACCAAGGTGTTGATCAAGAGGACGGTGAGACAGGAGCGGGCGATCAGGGGATAATGTTCGGTTACGCAGATATTGAGACTAAAAACTATATGCCGAGTGCTATTACATACGCAAGAGTTTTGATGGAGAAGGTTTATAACTATGCAAAAGCAAACCCGTCTAAACTTGGTGTTGATATCAAGACTCAGGTCACTATGGATTATGGCACAAAAGAGAACTTTGAGAGCTGCAGACCGCAAAAAATTCACACTATAGTGGTCTCTGCTCCGTGCGTGAACACTATGGATATAAAAAGTGTTAGAGCATTGATACAAGAGCTGATAGATGATGCAGGGCTTCCAAGTGAACTTTATGACAAAAGCGACTGTATCATTCATATAAACCCGACGGGAAAATATGTATCGCACTCTTCACTTCACGATTCAGGTTTAACGGGCAGAAAACTTATAGTTGACAGTTTCGGAGGTTATGCACCGATCGGCGGTGGAGCTCAAAGCTCAAAAGACTACACAAAAGTGGATAGAAGCGGACTTTATGCGGCTAGGTGGATCGCAAAGCATATCGTAGCATCTGGAGTTGCTAAAAAAGCGCTCGTTCAGATATCTTATGCGATCGGTGTTGCACGTCCTACATCCGTGACAGTCGACACATACGGAACCGTTATCAACGGCATGGATGATAATAAGCTCTCTGAGTTTGTGCAGCAGAACTTTTCGCTTACTCCAAACTGGATAACTAAAAAGTTTAACCTTGATATGCCTTCAAAAGAGACATTTTTATACGCAGATGTCGCGGCTCGTGGACAGGTCGGGCAGAGTGACTACCCTTGGGAGCAGCTCGATGAGCTTGATAAGTTTGAGGCTTTAAAGTAA
- a CDS encoding STT3 domain-containing protein — protein sequence MDTLNKETKITLLYIAIAFLFSVALRMIWFYQFSDYEPFKFNGQFMINTNDGYFWAEGARDILSGVSQENDLSPIDRATSQLTALFAFILPFSFETVILFMPVVLGSLVVIPIILIAKSLNNQEMGLVAALLASIANSYYNRTMIGYFDTDMLNIVLPMFLLWSIIWAIRTNENRYLIITAIDILIYRWWYPQSYSLEFSFFGLILLYTLIWDRKNIYNYKLLSLMMLAMIGFEGYIRTLLVIAAFYIYTKEKFDRYVYYIFGVSIVLFFTSGGFNPIWGQLKGYVFKDAVTAGKDGLGLHFYSVVQTVREAGQIPFEIFANRISGHVVTFILSVAGFIYLAYKHKIMLLGLPLIGLGFLAYVGGLRFTIYAVPVLAFGAAFLITEAARFMPTKRLKFLTVTALSLAVLYPNITHIQNYRVPTVFSADEVKVLDKFKETAEREDYVIAWWDYGYPLRYYSDVKTLIDGGKHSGVVNFPVSFILTHPQEAAAKMSRLDVEYTEKTFKFKEENEDLIRDKNLTIFSNIEQMTKDYGFSDTNDFLLSLEGEMELPKKSRDVYLYLPHRMIDIYPTVEKFSSIDLMSGEMRKSPLYYATRMFKQEQNIIHLGGGIIFNIQNATITINNQTVPIKRFVQTSYDKSANFSKNIQMGNPSEDVTIIYMASHNTFLVVDEKTYNSLYIQLGILGEYDKTLFEKVVDTPQSKIYRLKI from the coding sequence GTGGATACATTAAACAAAGAGACTAAAATAACGCTGCTCTACATTGCTATAGCATTCCTCTTCTCGGTCGCTCTTAGGATGATCTGGTTTTATCAGTTTTCTGATTATGAGCCTTTTAAGTTTAACGGCCAGTTTATGATAAACACAAATGACGGCTATTTCTGGGCTGAGGGTGCAAGAGACATACTTAGTGGTGTGAGTCAGGAGAATGACCTCTCTCCAATAGATCGTGCAACTTCACAGTTAACGGCTCTTTTTGCATTTATACTGCCTTTCTCTTTTGAGACTGTCATCCTTTTTATGCCTGTTGTTTTAGGCTCACTTGTAGTTATTCCTATAATACTTATCGCAAAAAGCCTAAATAACCAAGAGATGGGGCTTGTTGCCGCACTTTTGGCAAGTATCGCCAACAGTTATTACAACAGGACGATGATAGGCTACTTCGATACCGATATGTTAAATATAGTACTTCCGATGTTTCTTCTGTGGTCAATTATCTGGGCAATTAGAACAAATGAGAACAGATACCTCATTATCACTGCAATTGATATCCTGATATACAGATGGTGGTATCCTCAAAGCTACTCGCTTGAGTTCTCGTTCTTTGGACTTATCCTCCTTTATACGCTGATCTGGGATAGGAAAAATATATATAACTACAAACTTCTCTCTCTTATGATGCTTGCTATGATCGGTTTTGAAGGGTACATAAGAACTCTTCTGGTAATTGCTGCTTTCTATATCTACACAAAAGAGAAGTTTGACAGATATGTCTACTATATTTTTGGTGTGTCGATAGTTCTCTTTTTTACTTCAGGCGGATTTAATCCTATCTGGGGGCAGCTTAAAGGGTATGTATTTAAAGATGCCGTAACAGCTGGAAAAGATGGGCTCGGACTTCACTTCTACTCGGTTGTGCAGACCGTCAGAGAGGCTGGACAGATTCCGTTTGAGATATTTGCAAACAGAATAAGCGGGCACGTGGTCACGTTTATTCTCTCTGTAGCAGGATTTATCTATCTGGCATATAAGCACAAGATTATGCTTCTTGGGCTTCCTCTTATCGGTCTTGGATTTTTAGCGTATGTAGGAGGGCTTCGCTTTACCATCTATGCGGTTCCTGTTTTAGCTTTTGGGGCTGCTTTTTTAATAACAGAAGCCGCAAGATTTATGCCGACAAAGAGGTTGAAGTTTTTAACCGTTACTGCTTTGAGCTTGGCTGTTTTATATCCAAACATCACTCATATACAAAACTACAGAGTTCCTACGGTTTTTAGTGCGGATGAGGTCAAGGTGCTTGACAAATTTAAAGAGACAGCAGAGAGAGAGGATTATGTGATCGCTTGGTGGGATTACGGTTATCCGCTTAGATACTACAGCGATGTTAAAACACTGATAGACGGCGGTAAACACAGCGGGGTTGTGAATTTCCCTGTAAGTTTTATTTTGACACATCCTCAAGAAGCAGCGGCAAAGATGTCAAGACTCGATGTTGAGTACACCGAGAAAACATTTAAGTTTAAAGAAGAAAATGAAGATCTCATAAGAGATAAGAACCTCACAATATTCTCAAATATAGAGCAGATGACAAAAGATTACGGTTTTAGTGACACCAATGACTTTTTGCTCTCCCTTGAGGGTGAGATGGAGCTTCCAAAGAAGAGTAGAGATGTCTACCTCTATCTGCCGCATAGAATGATAGATATATATCCAACCGTAGAGAAATTCTCAAGTATAGATCTTATGAGCGGCGAGATGAGAAAAAGCCCGCTATATTATGCTACTAGAATGTTTAAACAGGAGCAAAACATCATTCATCTAGGTGGAGGTATTATATTCAATATTCAAAATGCTACGATCACAATTAACAATCAGACTGTGCCTATAAAGAGATTTGTTCAGACATCATACGACAAGAGTGCCAACTTTTCAAAAAATATACAGATGGGAAATCCTTCTGAAGATGTGACGATTATTTATATGGCAAGTCATAACACCTTTTTGGTCGTGGATGAAAAAACATACAACTCGCTATATATTCAGTTGGGCATACTTGGAGAGTATGATAAAACTCTCTTTGAAAAGGTTGTGGACACTCCTCAATCAAAGATATACAGGTTAAAGATTTAA
- the lsrK gene encoding autoinducer-2 kinase: MNYLMAIDAGTGSVRAVIFDTLGNQVSVAQKEWTHLEEEGVPNSMSFDFDANWILVCECIKESLSRAKLSGGDIAALSATSMREGIVLYDREGRELWAVANVDARAGEEVRFLKENFKGIEEEFYKESGQTFALGAIPRILWLKNNRPEIYERVAKISMIGDWILARLCGVIATDPSNGGTTGVFSLKNRTWAHEMAAKVGLKDDIFPEVLEVGTLMGSVSKEAGVVTGLSTKTKVVMGGGDVQLGSAGLGVVDIGQAAILGGSFWQQVVNIDKNTPPPIDMNIRVNPHVIQNQSQAEGITFFSGLVMRWFRDAFCDMEKLEAKEQGVDVYTLLEEKASKVPVGSYGILPIFSDSMKYAKWYHAAPSFLNLSIDPSICNRASMFRSLQENAAIVSGINLDKIRDFTGVKIDEIVFAGGASKGRLWPQIVADVTGCRVKIPKVTEATALGAAMAAGVGVGVYESMADAAKKLVLWDRVYEPNLKNKKIYDEIKIRFEKAYEVQLKLVDDNITTSMWKAPGLVL; the protein is encoded by the coding sequence ATGAACTACTTAATGGCAATAGACGCAGGTACGGGAAGTGTGCGTGCGGTAATATTTGACACTTTGGGCAATCAGGTAAGCGTGGCTCAAAAAGAGTGGACGCACTTGGAAGAGGAGGGCGTGCCTAACTCAATGAGTTTTGATTTTGATGCGAATTGGATCCTTGTATGTGAGTGTATAAAAGAGTCGCTCTCCCGCGCAAAGTTAAGCGGCGGGGACATAGCAGCTCTTAGTGCGACAAGCATGCGCGAGGGGATAGTCCTTTACGACAGAGAGGGCAGAGAGCTTTGGGCGGTCGCAAATGTTGATGCAAGGGCTGGCGAGGAAGTGCGCTTTTTAAAAGAGAACTTTAAGGGCATAGAAGAGGAGTTTTACAAAGAGTCGGGACAGACTTTCGCACTTGGGGCAATTCCGCGAATTTTATGGCTAAAAAACAACAGACCAGAGATTTATGAGCGTGTTGCGAAAATCTCTATGATCGGTGATTGGATCTTGGCACGACTTTGCGGAGTTATTGCAACTGACCCGAGTAACGGCGGAACAACAGGTGTGTTCTCTCTGAAAAATCGCACTTGGGCTCATGAGATGGCTGCAAAAGTAGGGCTTAAGGATGATATTTTCCCAGAAGTCTTAGAAGTAGGAACTCTTATGGGCAGTGTGAGCAAAGAGGCCGGTGTTGTCACGGGTCTATCGACAAAGACAAAAGTGGTCATGGGCGGCGGCGATGTTCAGTTAGGCTCTGCAGGCCTTGGTGTCGTAGATATCGGACAAGCCGCGATTTTAGGAGGTTCATTTTGGCAGCAGGTTGTAAATATCGACAAAAATACGCCTCCGCCGATTGATATGAATATAAGAGTGAACCCGCATGTGATCCAAAACCAGTCTCAAGCAGAGGGGATCACTTTTTTCAGCGGACTTGTTATGCGCTGGTTCAGAGACGCTTTTTGCGACATGGAGAAGCTTGAAGCTAAAGAGCAGGGCGTTGATGTTTACACACTCTTGGAAGAAAAAGCCTCAAAAGTTCCTGTCGGTTCTTACGGTATTTTGCCGATCTTTTCGGACTCTATGAAATACGCTAAATGGTACCATGCGGCTCCGAGTTTTTTAAACCTAAGTATAGATCCCTCTATTTGCAACCGCGCTTCGATGTTTAGAAGTCTACAGGAAAATGCCGCGATAGTCTCAGGCATAAACCTTGATAAGATCAGAGATTTTACGGGCGTAAAAATTGATGAAATTGTTTTTGCGGGAGGTGCAAGCAAAGGCAGACTCTGGCCTCAAATTGTAGCAGATGTGACCGGGTGCAGAGTCAAGATTCCCAAAGTCACCGAAGCAACCGCGCTTGGGGCTGCAATGGCTGCGGGTGTAGGCGTTGGAGTTTATGAGAGTATGGCAGATGCGGCAAAAAAACTGGTTCTCTGGGATAGAGTTTATGAGCCGAACTTAAAGAACAAAAAAATTTACGATGAGATAAAAATAAGATTTGAAAAGGCATACGAAGTACAATTAAAGTTAGTAGATGATAATATTACGACTTCAATGTGGAAAGCACCTGGTTTAGTGCTCTAG
- the mqnE gene encoding aminofutalosine synthase MqnE, protein MNLKDKILAGHRVSFDEALSLYEMDFFELGELADNIRKKKHGKKTYYNINRHINPTNVCADVCKFCAYSATRKNPNQYTMSHEQIMEIVKDIDSRGAKEVHIVSAHNPNTGLEWYLDIFKKIKTAYPHLHVKALTAAEVDFLSREYGKSYDEILDLMIQNGVDSMPGGGAEIFDEKVRDYICKGKVTSDQWFEIHKKWHERGRKSNVTMLFGHVESRANRIDHMMRIRELQDITSGFNCFIPLVYQTENNYLNIKEPITANEILRTMAISRIVLDNVPNLKAYWVTSTVNLALVAQEFGANDLDGTIEKESINSAAGAKSANGVKLEEFRALIKNSGFIPVERDSLYNEI, encoded by the coding sequence ATGAATTTAAAAGATAAGATTTTAGCAGGTCATAGAGTGAGCTTCGATGAGGCACTCTCTCTCTATGAGATGGACTTTTTTGAGCTTGGCGAACTAGCAGATAATATCCGTAAAAAGAAGCATGGCAAAAAGACCTACTACAATATAAACCGCCATATAAATCCCACCAACGTCTGCGCTGACGTTTGCAAATTTTGTGCATACTCGGCGACTAGAAAAAATCCAAACCAATACACGATGAGCCATGAGCAGATAATGGAGATCGTTAAAGACATCGACTCCAGAGGCGCCAAAGAGGTTCATATAGTCTCTGCTCACAATCCAAACACGGGTCTAGAGTGGTATTTAGATATTTTTAAAAAGATTAAAACCGCTTATCCTCATCTACATGTAAAGGCTTTGACTGCCGCAGAGGTTGATTTTCTCTCACGAGAGTATGGCAAAAGCTATGATGAGATACTAGACTTAATGATCCAAAACGGTGTTGACTCTATGCCAGGAGGCGGTGCTGAGATATTTGACGAGAAAGTTCGTGACTATATCTGCAAAGGCAAAGTCACATCCGATCAGTGGTTTGAAATACATAAAAAATGGCATGAGCGGGGCAGAAAAAGCAACGTGACCATGCTTTTTGGACATGTTGAGAGCCGTGCAAACCGCATAGACCATATGATGCGAATTCGTGAGCTTCAAGATATTACAAGTGGATTTAACTGCTTTATCCCGCTTGTTTACCAGACTGAAAATAACTATCTTAATATCAAAGAGCCTATAACTGCAAATGAGATTCTGCGTACTATGGCGATCAGTCGCATAGTTTTGGATAATGTGCCAAATCTTAAAGCCTACTGGGTTACTTCAACGGTTAATCTCGCACTCGTAGCTCAAGAGTTCGGCGCAAACGACCTAGATGGAACTATAGAAAAAGAGTCCATAAACTCCGCGGCCGGTGCGAAGAGTGCAAACGGCGTAAAGCTTGAAGAGTTTAGAGCACTCATAAAAAACAGCGGATTTATTCCCGTAGAGAGAGACAGTCTGTATAACGAGATATAA